CGAGCAGACGTAGTCGCCGACGTCGAGCGTCTCCAGACGGATTTCGATTTCCTCGCGCCTCGAAAGTTCGCGGGCGATGTTGGCGTCCATCTCGCGCTGGTCGGCGACGATTTCGACCGCGTCGCCCTCGGCGCTGGGTTCGTGAGTTTCGACCGTCGCGGCTTCTTCGTCGACTGCGTCAGTCTCGCCGGTGGCGTCCCCGTCCACCGCTTCGCCCTTGTCGCCCTTGTCGCCCTCGTCGCCTTCATCGCTCCCGTCACTCGAGTCGGTCGCCTCGCCAACGAAATCCTGCAGTCCAGGTTGGCTGCTCACTTCCTGACTCCCACTCGAGGTGTCGCTCTTCGGTGCAGATTTTTCCCCGCGCGAGCCCGCGGACGCCCCGGTGTCGAACGCCTCGAGGGACTGCTGAGCGTCGTCGAGTTCGGACTCGAGGTCGTTCGCCATCCCCTTGAGTTCCCGAAGTTCGCTCTCCATTTCCTTCTCGCGACGCCTCGAGATCCAGAAGTAGGCCTCGTCACGGGTGTCTTCGGCCATCAGGACGACGACGCGTCCCTCCGCCTGGCGGCCGGTCCGACCCTTGCGCTGGATCGACCGGATCGCGGTCGGGACGGGTTCGTAAAAGAGCACGAGGTCGACCTCGGGGACGTCCAGCCCCTCCTCGGCGACCGACGTCGAAACCAGGACCTCGAACTCGCCGGCTCGGAAGTCGTCCAGGACCTCCTGTTGTTGCTTCTGGGTCATCCCGTCGCTGCCCTCGCGGTCGCCCTGGCCGACGAAGCGCTTCGCGTCGAAACTCGTGTCCAGGAACTCGGTCAGCGCCTCGGCCGTGTCCCTGGATTCGGTGAAGATGATGACGCGCTCGCCGCCTTCAAGCCCCAGCGTCTCCGCGAGCAGCATCCGCGTCTTGCGATACTTGGGGTGGAGTTCGTCGTAGGACTCGGCTCGTCGCATCGCCTCTCGCACCCGGGGATCGCTCACCAGCCGCTGGCTCGCCTTCGAGGCGCCGGAGCTGCGGGCCTGGTTGCGCTGGCGCTCGAAGTACCGCCGCAGCGCCTCGACGCTCTGGGTCTCCACGAGGGTGACGGCCTGACGAAGTTTCATCACCTCCGCGTGGACGGACATTCCCTTGAACCCCTCCGACTGGTCGTTGTTGATCAGTTTCTGTAACTCCGCGCGCATTCGGTTGAGGTCCTTCTGGGACTGGTCGGGCTGGGTCGACCTGGCGACCCCCAGTTCTTTGAGCTTCTCGAGACGTTCCGTGATCACCTCGTTCAGGGCGTCCCTGATTTCGATGACGTCGTCGGGAAGCTGAATGCGTTCCCACTCGACGTCGGTGTCGTGGGTAAACTCCGCGACGTCGGCGTCGTCCTCGGTCATCACCTCGACCTCTCGCAGTCCGAGATTCGAGCACACCTCCAGGATGGCCTCCTCGTCGCCGCCTGGGGAGGCGCTCATCCCCGTGACGAGCGGGTCCGTGGCGTCGGCGTGGTAGCGCTCGGCGATGTAGTTGTAGGCGTAGTCGCCGGTGGCGCGGTGGCACTCGTCGAAGGTGCAGTGAGTAACGTCCGCGAGGGAGATGCGAGAGCCCACGAGGTCGTTCTCGATCACCTGCGGCGTCGCCATGATCACGGTCGCGTCGTCCCATAGCGCCGCGCGGTCGTCGGGACTGACGTCACCGGTGAAGACGACGATCTCCTCGTCGGGGATCTGGAGGGCTTCGCGGTAGAAGTCGGCGTGTTGCTGGACGAGGGGTTTCGTCGGCGCGAGCATCAGGGACTTGCCACCGGCCTCGTCGAGGCGTCGGGCGGTCACGAGCAGGCTCACCGTCGTCTTGCCGAGTCCGGTGGGCAGACAGACGAGGGTGTGGTCGTTCGCCGCGGTGCCGGCGAGTTTTAGCTGGTAGAGACGCCGCTCGAGGAAGTCCGGTTCGAGCAGCGGGTGGTCGATGGAGGGCGTTCCCTCGTCCGTCGCGGCCATTGCCCCCGATTCGGGGCGGGATCGGTTAAGGGTTCTCGTACCGCGGTGAAAGTGAACGAGGAGGTTCCTGACTCGCTCTTTATCGACGCACCTCTTCTAACTGCCTGGCGGGCGTGTGATCAGGTATGGATGAAACGGGAACGATGGACGGCACCCATCGCGGCGGAATCTCCCTCCGATCGCTCTCGCGAGGCGACGTCCTCGAGGCCCTGGCGTTCGTAATTGGCGTCAACGTCGTCGGCGGGCTCCCCGCGGTGCTCGGCGGCCCCGACAGCGCCTGGTTCGAGAGCCTCGAGAAACCCACTTATTACCCGCCCGAACTCGCGTTCCCGGTCGTCTGGACCCTCCTCTTCACCCTGATGGGGCTCGCTCTGTGGCTGGTGTGGCGGTCCTCGAGGGACGGCCGACGGCTGGCTCTCGGACTGTTCGCCGTTCAGATGGCGTTCAACGTTTCCTGGACGCCGGTGTTCTTCCAGCTCGAGGAGGTCGCGGCGGCGCTCGCCGTCATCGTCATCCTCTGGGTTCTCCTCGTCGTGACCATCGAGGCGTTTCGACGGGTCGACCGGCGTGCAGCCGCGTTGCTGGTTCCGTACCTCGCCTGGGTGACGTTTGCCGCCGCTCTGAACTACGGTATCTGGCGGCTGAACGCCTGAGGGGCCGAGACTCGAGATCACCGGAGTGCGATCTATCGCCTCCAACCTGGTTATCCATTTCCTGTCGAGTCAGTTTCGAGTCGATTTACCGCCCGTGTCGACGGGCGCGTCGTGGGCCTCGGACGCCCGCACCCGATCGCTGGCGTACGCGAGCGCGCGTTCGAAGGTCGCCGGGCCGTCGTACGCCGCCTCGAAGAGCGACATGAACCGACGGGCAAGTTCGTCGCACCTGGGGAAGCGAAAGACGGAGCGAATCGTCCGCGATGTGGACTCGAGGCCCTCACCGGCGGGACCATCGGACGACGCGAGTTCGGGATAGGTCGTCGTGGTGATCGTGTACCCCGGCTGGTCGTCGCCGTCGATGGAGGCGGGAGCGACCCGCGCGCGCAGGTCCTCCGATTCGTGGCGGTACGTGACGTAGGCCATCTCGTGGTCGCTCGTCGCTGCCGTGTACCGTCTGTGGGTCTCGACGCGCCAGCCCACTGGCGGGTCCTCGAGTTCCTCTTCGGTCATCGTCCACTGAAACGACGGGAACTACCACGTCCGTATCGACTCGAGCAATATTACCGGACTAACGTCCTACCTTCCGACGCATGTCTGGTGCTACTGGCGTAGAAGGGGAAATTTGTGTACGTATGTCCGGGAGTAACGAGTCGATTTGGACTATCGGTCGTTCGCCCGCGGATACTCCGCCGCGAACACGTCCTCCACCAGCGGTTCGCCGTCGGCGGCGTTCGCCGCGGCGTCGGGTTCCGCCGGGCTGTCCGCGGCAGGACTCACACTCCCCGTCCGATAGCCGTGGAGGTCGAGGGTGACGTGATCGAATCCGAGTTCGAGCAGGGGGTCGCGGATCGACTCGACGAACGCCGAGTCGAGGGCGTCCTCGAGTTCGTCCGGATCGATTTCGATGCGAGCGAGGCCGTCGTGGTCGCGCACGCGAAAGCCCTCGAATCCCCACTGGTGGACCAGCGCCTCGGCGCGCTCGATCCGCGAGAGGCGGTCCTCGGTGACCGACAGCCCCGTCGGAATTCGCGAGGAGAGACAGGCCATCGACGGCTTGTCCGCCACGGAGAGACCGTAGGCGTCGGCCAGTTCCCTGACTTCCGACTTCGAGAGGTCGTGGGCGAGCAGCGGTGAGTGGACCTCGAGTTCCTCGACGGCGCGCAGGCCAGGTCGGTGGCCGGCGCCGGGGTCGTCCGCGTTGGTCCCGTCACAGACCGTCTCGATACCGAGTTCGCGGGCCTTCTCGAGCATCTTCCCCAGGCGCATCGTTCGACAGTGGTAACACCGGTCCTCGTCGTTCGCGACGAAGGCGTCGCTGTCGAGTTCTGAGAACTCGACGACTTCGTGGCGGATGCCGATTTCGTCGGCGACGCGTTTCGCGTCCTGGAGCTCCGATTCGGGGAGAGTCTCGCTCTTCGCCGTGCAGGCGACCGCGTCCTCGCCGAGGGCCTCGTGGGCGAGAGCCGCGACCGTGCTCGAGTCGACGCCGCCGGAGAAGGCGACCAGGACGCCGTCGTGGGTACCGAGGTCGTCGACGGCGGCCGCGCGTTTTGCCTCGAGGTCGAGGGTCATAGCCCTCGTTTGGCCCCGAGGGCCAAAAGCGCGTTGTCACGAACGGAGGTGCGGTTACACGATTTTCGGCTACTGGTTGTTTTCTTCGATTCGAACTGCTATTCACGCTCGCCCGCTGGATAAACGTCGCGTTCACAATTCCGGCGTCGAATTTTGAACAAGGCCGTCTCGCGATGGCAGTAGTCAAACTAGGTTAAAAGCGATATGATTAACAGGGGTCGAATCGTGGTATACTCAAATGCCGACTCGAGAACTTCCGGCGAATGCGCCGGGCTATTATCGCGAGTCGCATCCACACCCGTACTATATCCCGGAGAAACTCCCCTTTTCCACAGCGGTTCCTGTTGACGACGAACTCACGAACCTTCTCGCAGACGCGTCCTTTCAACTCGGTCGCCTCGACGGGATCAGTCCAACCGTCGACTTTGCACCGGTCCTCTACACGTCTCTCGTCCGACTCGAAGCCGTCGAAACCGCTGAGATAGAGGGTGCTGACGTCGACGTGGACGAGGTCTACGCCTACCACACGCGTACCAGTGCAGGCACAAACGTCGACACGAGCAAAGACCTCCAGGAAGTTCTGAATGCCGAACGTGCACTTCGGGACGGGTTCAACGCAATCAAACACGGCGATTCGATAACGCTCGAACTCCTCCAGTCACTCCACGAGTCGCTCCTCGAAAACGTCCGCAATGAAGACGAAGCAGTCGGGGAATGGCGAACCACAGATGTTCACCTCCCTGCCCCACGTTCTGGCAAGCCACCGTTCGTTCCGCCGCCGCACCAGGACGTTCCTGGTCTTATGGACTCTCTCGAGGCGTACATTCAGATGGGCGGCCAACATCACCCACTCGTCGACCTCGCAATTACGCACTACCAGTTCGAGACGATCCATCCCTGTGAGGACGGGAACGGACGGCTTGGCCGTATCCTCATCGTGTTGCAACTCTGTGCTGATGGCTACCTGGACGAGCCATACCTCTACCCGAGCGCCTACTTCAATCGTAACAAACAACAATACGTCGAACGGATGCGCGCCGTGAGTGAAAACGGGGAGTGGCGTGACTGGATCGCGTTCTTTATCGAGGGTATCGAAGTACAGGCTCGGAACTCGTATCAGCGGACGGTGAACCTGATGGAGCTTCAACATGACTACGAACGACGGTACCCGCACCAAAAAGCGAGTCATCGCCTCGCGCGAGGTGTATTCGACATGCCATACTTCACGGCTAGCGAGGTCCAGAATCGGTTCGACGTCAGTCGCCAAACCGCATACAACGCCATCGAGGAGTTAGTATCCGAGGGTGTTCTCGTCGAGACGACCGGGAATCAGCGAAACCAGGAGTACAAAGCAGTCGACGTCTTCGACATCCTCGAGGGAACACCGAATCACTAGCCGAACCGACGAATCGAACACCGTGCAGACGACTGAACACGAGACTCGTTTCGGCGATACAACGAGCTTCGAATCACTTCGATTCTCCAGTCAAACCTCGGGTGGGTAGCTGGGATGCACGACGATGCTACCTGTGGTGAGTCATAAGACATCACCGCGAACCGTCGCCCCTGCCTGCTCGTCCCGCCAGGCGTGGACCGCCTCCGCGGCCTCCCGGGCCTCCGCGTCGTCCATCCCGAGCATCTCGAGCGCGCCCGACAGCGTGGGAAACGCTAGTTCGCTGTTTCGCACCTTCTCGAGGGCGTCGTCGCTGTGAACCCCGTCGGACCAGAGACAGACGCCTCGCGGGTCGAGCAGCTGGGTGTAGTCCTCGCGCAAACGCGCGCCGCGCAGGCGCTGGGTCACGTTGTCCTCGAACCGGGCGTTGCAGACCTCGAGGTGGACTGGTTCGTCGTCGGCGAGCAACTGGGCGGCGAGACACTTCTCGGGGGCGGCGTGGCCGTTCGCGTTGGCCCGGAGGTACTCCGGATGGGCGCGGGCCCACTCGGCCCGAACCGATTTGCCGACGCCCCTGACGCCGTGGCTCTCCTCGAACTCGGCTTCTGCCTCGGGTTCGTCGCGCATCAGTACGTCCTTCGTCAGGTAGACGTCCAGACGGTCGACGGGGTCGAGGCCGAGCGCTAGGTCGCCGTAAATCCACACCTCGCGGACGGGAACTGGCAGTGGTTCCGAGTCGACGGTCTCGAGGATCGCCTCCACCCTGTCGACGGCGTCGTCCCGGCTGAATCCGCTCATAGTTCGAGGTTGGGTCGAGTCGGGCAAAACGGTTTTCCTCGACCTGCGCCGATCAGCGAACAGCGAACTCGTTCGCTCGCCCCGCAAACGTCTGTTTACGCTCGTTTGGACTCGTCGGTCCCGACGTACACTTCCTTCTCGGCTCTCGCGTGACGGGTGCCGTCCGCGGCAACGATGTCGACCGCGTAGGTCCGGGTCGTCGAGGACTCGGTCTCGAGGATCGACTCGATTTCCTCGAGTTCCGCGTCCGAGAGCCGGAACCTGGCGTACAGCGTCTCTTTGGCCGGCTTCTCGAACTCGATGGTGGCCCTTCTGTCCCAGACGACGTAGGAGTCCTCGAGTGCCTGGACGAGCATC
This region of Natronosalvus halobius genomic DNA includes:
- a CDS encoding DEAD/DEAH box helicase, giving the protein MAATDEGTPSIDHPLLEPDFLERRLYQLKLAGTAANDHTLVCLPTGLGKTTVSLLVTARRLDEAGGKSLMLAPTKPLVQQHADFYREALQIPDEEIVVFTGDVSPDDRAALWDDATVIMATPQVIENDLVGSRISLADVTHCTFDECHRATGDYAYNYIAERYHADATDPLVTGMSASPGGDEEAILEVCSNLGLREVEVMTEDDADVAEFTHDTDVEWERIQLPDDVIEIRDALNEVITERLEKLKELGVARSTQPDQSQKDLNRMRAELQKLINNDQSEGFKGMSVHAEVMKLRQAVTLVETQSVEALRRYFERQRNQARSSGASKASQRLVSDPRVREAMRRAESYDELHPKYRKTRMLLAETLGLEGGERVIIFTESRDTAEALTEFLDTSFDAKRFVGQGDREGSDGMTQKQQQEVLDDFRAGEFEVLVSTSVAEEGLDVPEVDLVLFYEPVPTAIRSIQRKGRTGRQAEGRVVVLMAEDTRDEAYFWISRRREKEMESELRELKGMANDLESELDDAQQSLEAFDTGASAGSRGEKSAPKSDTSSGSQEVSSQPGLQDFVGEATDSSDGSDEGDEGDKGDKGEAVDGDATGETDAVDEEAATVETHEPSAEGDAVEIVADQREMDANIARELSRREEIEIRLETLDVGDYVCSDRVVVERKSVADFVDSLVGGDRSVFEQVGAMARHYSRPVVIVEGEGLYEQRDVHPNAIRGALSSLAVDFGASILRSESEDDTTELLATIAKREQQLSNREVSVHGEKGAKTLSEQQEYVVSSIADVGPVTARSLLETFGTVEAVMIASEDELREADGVGEVTAERLREVIGSDYTGTGSAASSSANE
- a CDS encoding TspO/MBR family protein, whose amino-acid sequence is MDGTHRGGISLRSLSRGDVLEALAFVIGVNVVGGLPAVLGGPDSAWFESLEKPTYYPPELAFPVVWTLLFTLMGLALWLVWRSSRDGRRLALGLFAVQMAFNVSWTPVFFQLEEVAAALAVIVILWVLLVVTIEAFRRVDRRAAALLVPYLAWVTFAAALNYGIWRLNA
- a CDS encoding DUF4442 domain-containing protein, with translation MPESLRTKLARYRFNLFPAYRLAGGRVRYIASDWQEVRVSIPRSWRTKNVFGTTFGGSIYAAIDPIYAMMLVQALEDSYVVWDRRATIEFEKPAKETLYARFRLSDAELEEIESILETESSTTRTYAVDIVAADGTRHARAEKEVYVGTDESKRA
- a CDS encoding Fic family protein — encoded protein: MPTRELPANAPGYYRESHPHPYYIPEKLPFSTAVPVDDELTNLLADASFQLGRLDGISPTVDFAPVLYTSLVRLEAVETAEIEGADVDVDEVYAYHTRTSAGTNVDTSKDLQEVLNAERALRDGFNAIKHGDSITLELLQSLHESLLENVRNEDEAVGEWRTTDVHLPAPRSGKPPFVPPPHQDVPGLMDSLEAYIQMGGQHHPLVDLAITHYQFETIHPCEDGNGRLGRILIVLQLCADGYLDEPYLYPSAYFNRNKQQYVERMRAVSENGEWRDWIAFFIEGIEVQARNSYQRTVNLMELQHDYERRYPHQKASHRLARGVFDMPYFTASEVQNRFDVSRQTAYNAIEELVSEGVLVETTGNQRNQEYKAVDVFDILEGTPNH
- the larE gene encoding ATP-dependent sacrificial sulfur transferase LarE: MTLDLEAKRAAAVDDLGTHDGVLVAFSGGVDSSTVAALAHEALGEDAVACTAKSETLPESELQDAKRVADEIGIRHEVVEFSELDSDAFVANDEDRCYHCRTMRLGKMLEKARELGIETVCDGTNADDPGAGHRPGLRAVEELEVHSPLLAHDLSKSEVRELADAYGLSVADKPSMACLSSRIPTGLSVTEDRLSRIERAEALVHQWGFEGFRVRDHDGLARIEIDPDELEDALDSAFVESIRDPLLELGFDHVTLDLHGYRTGSVSPAADSPAEPDAAANAADGEPLVEDVFAAEYPRANDR
- a CDS encoding DUF7095 family protein, giving the protein MSGFSRDDAVDRVEAILETVDSEPLPVPVREVWIYGDLALGLDPVDRLDVYLTKDVLMRDEPEAEAEFEESHGVRGVGKSVRAEWARAHPEYLRANANGHAAPEKCLAAQLLADDEPVHLEVCNARFEDNVTQRLRGARLREDYTQLLDPRGVCLWSDGVHSDDALEKVRNSELAFPTLSGALEMLGMDDAEAREAAEAVHAWRDEQAGATVRGDVL